TAAGCCTCGCAAACACCGGAAGCGTCTTGAACTCGAAGCCCTACTAGATAGAATCCAAAActtagaaaaagatggaaaagttgAAACTTCAAACGAACTTCAAGCATCCATAATCGCTGAGGCCTCCAAGCAAAGAGAACACTACCAAAGCAGACAACtagaaaagagacaaagagaggcaGCCAAACAGCTACGCAGCAAAGAAGAAATTATAATCCGAAGAGCAGACAAGACCGCAGCATTTGTAATCATGGCGAAAGAAGAATACCTCAGCAAAATGGACAGCATACTCTCCGACACCTCCAAATTCAAGAAAATACGCCGCAATCCTACAGAAGACATGAAGAAGAAAATCAACGCCACCTGCAGAGCCATCAACATCGCTACAAAGAGCACACGCTTTCCGAAGCTGACCGGGGAGTTTTCTCCCGGGTACGCCTACGGCAACGTAAAAACACACAAGACAGGAAACCCACTCCGCCCCATCATCTCCCAGATCCCGACAGCCACCTACACCGTCGCCAAGAAACTCAACGAGATCCTCGCCCCGTACACCCCGATGAGCCACGCCCTAACGTCCACCAATGACTTCCTGGAGATCCTAAGAACTGCCCCACCTGCCGACAACCACATCATCGCTTCTCTCGATGTCGAGAGTCTGTTCACCAACGTGCCCGTGAACAGGACTATCCAGATCATCATGGACCGCGTCTACAGATGTGAAGAGACGGAACCCCTAGACATACCGGAAGAGGACCTACGCACACTCTTAGAGATATGCACTAAAGAAGCTCCCTTCACCTGCCCCCGCGGAGATATGTACTGCCAAGTGGATGGTGTTGCTATGGGAAGCCCACTTGGTGTGCTCTTCGCCAACTTCTTCATGGGAACCATCGAATCCATGGCCCTCAAGGACCAACAACTCTCCATCTACGCCCGATACGTCGACGACATATTTATCAGagtgaaaaacatagatgaactaCAGAAACTTAAGCAGCAGCTCAGCAACATCTCcggcctcaactttacctttgaaGAATCACAAGAAGGACGCCTGCCATTCCTCGACGTACTAGTATCTCCACAAGACTCAGGATTCAACACCTCAGTGTACATCAAACCAACAAACACAGGACTTTGCCTCAACGGAAACAGCGAGTGCCCGCAACGCTACAGAAGATCCACAATCAATGCATACATACGGCGAGCGATCTCACACAGCTCAACATGGAAGAATTTGCATAACGAATTGGAAAGAATTACACAAGTCCTTGTAAACAACGGCTACCCCAACAGTGAAGTGACCCAGGCCATCAACTGCGCCCTAGAGAAATGGTACAACCCTGCAACCACTTCTACAAACCAAAACAACATCAATCTCTACTACAGGAACTACATGTCCATTACAGATGAAAGAGTGATCAAAGATATCATCCACAAGAATGTGAAACCAACAAACGCAGAGCAAACCATATCACTCATCATCTACTACAAGACCTCCAAAACAGCCAACCTACTAATCAAGAAccgccaaacaccaccaccggcacctctTCAGGAAGACCATGTCATCTACGAGCACACCTGCGCTATTGAGGACTGTGGGCCTCATACATACATCGGGATGACACGGACAAAACTGACTAGGCGCTTAACATGCCACCTACAAAATGGTGCTATCAAGAACCATTACACAGTCAAGCACAAGGAAACCTTAGCACGCAGCCACCTAGAAGATTCAACGAAAATACTTGACAAGGAAACTGACCCACGCCGACTGTTGTTCCTGGAAGCCCTCTACATTGAAGATCTAGGGCCAACTATGAACACTCAAGCCCAAGATCTGCAAATCTTACCAACGAAGAAGAAGTAGCAGAAAAAACAACACCTGAACACCTGCGCAGCGAGGACGCCGCGCAGCATTTACCGCGCTACTTGTACACGCCACACCAATCACAACCCAGAACGCGCATATAAAGGCAACCAGACGACCCAGCTCCATTCGGCCTGAAGATGTTCCCTGAGCATTAACGAAACGTTGCAACCAACAACTTaacttttggacagctcctcgggAGTTTAAACACCGTAAAAAGAGTTGATAAGACAAATAGAAAAAACGCAGCAGAAGCTGGATAATGCAGAAACAGCAGTTTCATTCATTTTCGTATGTCTGAAAGAGAATTTACTTCCTGGCTATaccaatataatatatatatatatatatatatatatatatatatatatatatatatatatatatatatacatatatatatatttttttttattcaaaattacattattttattagtattttgtttatttattttgatacgaatttacattattatatgtgtattttgtatttattttgtatccgtatttacattatttaatgtttattttgtttatatatttttatacaaatatacattattttatatgtatttgtttaaatattttgatacaaatttacattattttatgtattttgtggaTATATTTCAAcctaaatttaacttattttatttttgtattttgtatatctattttcatacaaattaaaattatttctgtgtatttctgaataaagttttataaaaatttacgttatttaatgtaaatacgtataattaaataaatgagtaaataaataaataaataaatatatatatatatatatatatatatatatatatatatatatatatatatatatatatatatatatatatatatatatatatatatatatatatatatatatatatatataatatatatatatatatatatatatatatatatatacaaagcacacataaaatactgtaaattcgtattaaaataaataaaaaataccattaaaatattataattttgtgtgaaaataaatttacaaaattcacataacataactaaaatttgtatgaaaatatattcaaaagtatccatatataatataaaattgtatgaaaatatatatacaaaatacacataaaactaggtaaatttgttttaaaatatatatccaaaatacccataaaatattgtaaatttgtatcaaaatgtataaacaaatgcacgtaaaataacgtaaatttaaaaaaaaaataattatatatatttgcaaaatatacattaaataatgtaaatatgtatagaaaatatatacaaaatacacatataatatataataatgtaaaatcgtatcaacataaataaagagtatcaataaaataatgaaatgtatatacaaaattacataaaataattaaatacgtattaaaataaatatacaaaatgcacatacaataagggaaatttgttttcaaatagatatgcaaaaaatataaaataatgtaaatatgaatcaaaatatatatacgattacacataaaatgacgtaaatttatgtgaaatatatatacaaaaaacataaaatgatgtaaatgcgtataaaaatatagatacaaaacacacataaaataatgtaagttcgtatcaaaataaataaacaaaattccaataaaaagatgtatatttttaggaaaataaatataggaaatacaaataaaataacaattttttttttaaatatatacaaaatactcaaattgttttaatttgtattaaaattgatatacaaaatacatataaaattaggtaaatttgtattgaaatacatatacaaaatacacatcaaataatgtaaatttgtatgaaaatatataaacagatacacataaaataaaatatatttaaaataaatatatatacaaaatacacattagataatgtaaatatgtataaaagtatatacaaaatacaaatagaatagtgtaaaatcgtataaaaataaatacacagaatatcttaaaataatacaaatttgtatgaaaatatatatgcaaaatactcacaaattaacgcatatttttttatataaatatatatacaaatatacacaaaataaccttatttgtattaaaataaatatacgtaatgcacatacaatatggtaaatttgaattgaaatagatatccaaatacacatgaaacaaagtaaatttgtttcaaaatatattacgaatacacataaaataacgtaaatttctataaaaatatatatacaaaatacacacaaaatgatgtaaatacgttcataagaaaattaaattcgtatcaaaataaataaacaaaataccaataaacgaatgtgtatttgtatgaaaatggatatacaaaatacacataaaataagatacatttgtataaaactatatacaaaaaatacacaaaaataattaaatttgtatgcacatatatatacaaaatacacataaaataagctaaatttgtatgcaaatatatgtacaaaatacagaaaataatgtaaatttgtgacaaaatatttaaacaaatacacataaaataaggtaaatttgtattaaaatatataaagaaaatacatattacataatgtaaatacgaataaaaatataaaaaaatacacatataataatgtaaattcgtatcaaaatagataaacaaaataccaataaatttatgtaaatttctataaaaaaaaatatatacaaaaatgcccataaaataattcaaatttgtataaaataaatatacacaatacacgtcaaataaggcaaatttgaattaaaaaaatacagaatacacataaaataatgtaaatttgtataaaagaaaaacaaaaaggcacatgaaataaagtaaatttgtataaaaatatatataaaacagacacattaaataatgtatatgcgtataaaaatatgtatacaaaatacacatgaaataatctaaattcgtatcgaaaaagtaaacaaaataccaatgaaatagtataactttggatgaaaatatatatacaaaataaacataaaataacgtaaatacaaatacataaatacacacaaaatagtttgaattttaatgaaaataaatacgcaaaataaacataaaataaggtaaatttgtaatgaaatatacataaaaaacactcgtaaaataatttaaatttgtatctatctaactctctctctctctctctctctctctctctctctctctctctctctctctctctctctctctctctctctctctctctctctctctctctctctctctctctctctatatatatatatatgcatatatatatatatatatatatatatatatatatatatatatatatatatatatatatatatatatatatatatatatatatatatatatatatatatatatatatatatattttcattattttgtgtgtattctgtatttttaatTCTTCTTATTTATGTGTATGGTTGGCccatttgaattattttatggtgtttatagtggcgccatcttgcattggctcatgctgccccccgaaactcgtacttgattcgcttggacggcttcctctagagtccgggttgatgggtggtcttcaggacagcatgtgggtagtttttcggtgaccgaaaaatccgagtggtagcgtgaggattcgaacccgcgtcgtacatcacgcggcgaatgtgggtccagtacgctatcacttcggccaccgcctaccctaaaatatatacatatacacacacaaatacacattaaataacataaatttgttttgagatatatatacaaaatacaaatacaatattttaaatttgtatcaaaatatataaacaaatacacatgaaataaagtaaaattggataaaaaatatcaatacaaaacatacattaaataataaatatatgtataggaaatatatacaaaatacacatagaataatgtaaaatcgtatcaatataaatcaagagaatatcaattaaataatataaatttgtatgaaaatataaatgcaaaataccgcTAAattacgtatatttgtataaaaatatatatacaaaaatacacataaaatagttaaatttatattaaaataaatattgaaaatgcacatacaatcaggtaaatttgcattgcaaaatacacataaaataatttatatttgtatcaaaatatataaataaatacacataaaataacgtatatatatatatatatatatatatatatatatatatatatatatatatatatatatatatatatatatatatatatatatatatatatatatatatatatatttacattctttatgtgtattttgtatatatatattattgtatatttgtataaatattttatacattacattatttaatgt
This DNA window, taken from Eriocheir sinensis breed Jianghai 21 chromosome 53, ASM2467909v1, whole genome shotgun sequence, encodes the following:
- the LOC126983104 gene encoding uncharacterized protein LOC126983104 — its product is MGLNCHFMTKPRKHRKRLELEALLDRIQNLEKDGKVETSNELQASIIAEASKQREHYQSRQLEKRQREAAKQLRSKEEIIIRRADKTAAFVIMAKEEYLSKMDSILSDTSKFKKIRRNPTEDMKKKINATCRAINIATKSTRFPKLTGEFSPGYAYGNVKTHKTGNPLRPIISQIPTATYTVAKKLNEILAPYTPMSHALTSTNDFLEILRTAPPADNHIIASLDVESLFTNVPVNRTIQIIMDRVYRCEETEPLDIPEEDLRTLLEICTKEAPFTCPRGDMYCQVDGVAMGSPLGVLFANFFMGTIESMALKDQQLSIYARYVDDIFIRVKNIDELQKLKQQLSNISGLNFTFEESQEGRLPFLDVLVSPQDSGFNTSVYIKPTNTGLCLNGNSECPQRYRRSTINAYIRRAISHSSTWKNLHNELERITQVLVNNGYPNSEVTQAINCALEKWYNPATTSTNQNNINLYYRNYMSITDERVIKDIIHKNVKPTNAEQTISLIIYYKTSKTANLLIKNRQTPPPAPLQEDHVIYEHTCAIEDCGPHTYIGMTRTKLTRRLTCHLQNGAIKNHYTVKHKETLARSHLEDSTKILDKETDPRRLLFLEALYIEDLGPTMNTQAQDLQILPTKKK